ATCGCCAAAGTGCAGCAGTTTGTCGAGGCAAATCTGCATCAGGATTTGAACCGGGAGGCGATTGCGGAGCACGTGTATCTGAATCCGGCGTATTTGTCCCGGCTGTTCCGCAAGGAAACCGGAAAGTCGCTGACCGACTATTTGGTCGAGCTGCGGATGCAGCGTTCGATGCGCGAGCTGAAGGAGACCAACATCAAAATCAGTGATATTTCCATTTCGGTCGGCTACGGCAATTTTTCTCACTTTTCCAAGCAGTTCAAGCGAACGACCGGGTTGACGCCGCAGGAATACCGCAAGAAATACCAGGATGTTCTGTAAACAGGTCACCATAACATTAAACGAGTAACGACGCCGATAGAGAGGGGCGTCGTTTTTTTATACCATAAAGATACAGATGACGTAGAAGGAGGAACGTAGACATGGCCGAGGTGGAAGCGGTTACAGTCTATACGGAGAAAACAACGAAGGCCAGGACGCTCAAATGGACGCTGGCCTACCTGATCCGCAATTACTGGATGTTCTACCTGATGCTGCTTCCGGGCGTTATACTGCTGATTTTCAACAATTATATCCCCATGCTCGGGATCGTCATCGCCTTCAAGACCGTCCGATTCGATATCGGCATTCTGCACAGTCCGTGGTCGGGCTTCACGAACTTCAAGTTTTTGTTTCAATCCGGTGATTCTTATATCATTATCCGCAACACGCTGCTGTACAACTCCGCTTTTATCGTGCTGAACCTGATTTTCCCGCTTGCGTTCGCCATTATGCTGAACGAAATGAAAAACCGCTTTCTCTCGAAGCTGCACCAGACGATTATGTTTCTGCCTTATTTTTTGTCGATGACCGTTATCGCCTACCTCGTATTCGGCTTTATGAGCGACGAGCACGGTTATTTGAACGGCACGCTGCTGCCGGCGCTGGGGCTCGAACCGATCCGCTGGTATTTTACGAAGGAAGTGTGGCCCTTCATTCTGCCGATCATCAATACATGGAAAGGGATGGGCTATTACACCGTCGTTTATATGGCGGCCATCATCGGCATCGACGACGAATATTACGAGGCGGCGACAATCGACGGCGCCAGCAAGTGGCAGCAAATGACGCGCATCACCGTTCCGCTTATTATGCCGGTCATTACGATTATGACGCTGCTGCAGATCGGGCGTATTTTCAACGCCGATTTCGGACTGTTCTTTCAGGTGCCGCGCGAATCGGGCACGCTGTTCCCGGTGACGAACGTCATCGATACGTACGTGTATCGGACGTTTCTGACCGTCGGCGATATCGGTCTGTCATCCGCGGCGGGTCTGTTCCAGTCGGTCGTCGGCTTCGCGCTCGTCTTTTTGTCCAACTGGGTCGTGCGGCGATTCAACAGCGAAAACGCGCTTTTTTAGGAGGGAAATCAGATGGCGGCCATTGCCGAAAACGTACACGCGGGATCCAATCCCAAAAACCAGCTGCCTTTTCTCGCATCGCTTGGCATCAACGTGTTTTTCGTCATCTATTCGATTATGTGCATCGTTCCGCTGCTGCTGATCATTTCCGTTTCGTTCTCCGACGAGAAAGGAGTCCTTACGAACGGCTACCGGTTCCTGCCTGAGAAATTCAGCCTGGCGGCCTATCAGTTTCTCTATAAGGACGTCGGCCAAATCGCGTATTCGTACGGAATCTCGATTACGGTCACGGTCGTCGGCACAGTGCTCAGCATGCTGATCATTGCCCTCTATGCGTATCCGATTTCCCGGAGCCATTTTCCGCATGCCAAATTTTTTACCTTTTTCGTTTTCTTCACGCTGCTGTTCTCCGGCGGGCTGGTTCCGTGGTACCTCGTTTACGTGCAGCTGCTGGAATTAAAGGACACGCTCTGGGCGCTTATCATGCCGCTCCTGATGTCCTCCTTCTGGGTACTGATCGTGCGGACGTTCTTCAAGGAAACGATTCCCGGGGCGGTAATCGAATCCGCAAAAATCGACGGAGCCGGCGAGCTGCGCATTTTTCTCCGGATCGTGCTGCCGCTGTCGATGCCGGTTATGGCGACCGTCGCGCTGTTTCAAACGCTGACCTATTGGAACGACTGGTTCCTGAGCCTGGTATTCATCACGAACGATCACAATATTTCGGTGCAGTATCTGCTCTATAAAATGCTCGCCAATATCCAGTACTTATCCAGCAACCCGACGGCCGCGGCCGAGATTGCCAAAGCGGGCGGGATGTTCAACTTCCCGAGCGAAACGGTGCGGATGGCGCTGGTCATTGTCGGCGTCGGCCCGATCGTATTCGCGTACCCGTTCTTCCAAAAATATTTCATCCGCGGACTTACGGTCGGCGCCGTAAAAGGATAATCCGCCGCACCGGTCCATCACCCGGCTTCAACCGGATTATCCGGTTTGGCATATTCATGCTCATTTCAGGGAGGTCCAATATTCGATGACGAAGTGGAACAAGAAAGCTTCTTTGGTCATGGCGCTCCTGTTCGGGATCGCGCTTATCGTATCCGCCTGCGGAGGCGGAGGAGGCAGCGAGCCCGCGGCCGGCAGCGGAAGCGGCGCATCGAACGCCAAGGCGGACGAGCCGGCTGCCGGCGGCGACGGGGCGTCGGACGCCGCGGCCAAGCTGAAGCCGTACAAGCTGAAGCTTGTTTATGAAGGTCCTCCGCAGCCCGATGAAGCGCTGGTCGAGGATGCCATCAACAAAATTTTGGTCAAAAAAATCAATGCGACCATC
This genomic window from Paenibacillus humicola contains:
- a CDS encoding ABC transporter permease — encoded protein: MAEVEAVTVYTEKTTKARTLKWTLAYLIRNYWMFYLMLLPGVILLIFNNYIPMLGIVIAFKTVRFDIGILHSPWSGFTNFKFLFQSGDSYIIIRNTLLYNSAFIVLNLIFPLAFAIMLNEMKNRFLSKLHQTIMFLPYFLSMTVIAYLVFGFMSDEHGYLNGTLLPALGLEPIRWYFTKEVWPFILPIINTWKGMGYYTVVYMAAIIGIDDEYYEAATIDGASKWQQMTRITVPLIMPVITIMTLLQIGRIFNADFGLFFQVPRESGTLFPVTNVIDTYVYRTFLTVGDIGLSSAAGLFQSVVGFALVFLSNWVVRRFNSENALF
- a CDS encoding carbohydrate ABC transporter permease, whose protein sequence is MAAIAENVHAGSNPKNQLPFLASLGINVFFVIYSIMCIVPLLLIISVSFSDEKGVLTNGYRFLPEKFSLAAYQFLYKDVGQIAYSYGISITVTVVGTVLSMLIIALYAYPISRSHFPHAKFFTFFVFFTLLFSGGLVPWYLVYVQLLELKDTLWALIMPLLMSSFWVLIVRTFFKETIPGAVIESAKIDGAGELRIFLRIVLPLSMPVMATVALFQTLTYWNDWFLSLVFITNDHNISVQYLLYKMLANIQYLSSNPTAAAEIAKAGGMFNFPSETVRMALVIVGVGPIVFAYPFFQKYFIRGLTVGAVKG